One region of Bradyrhizobium betae genomic DNA includes:
- a CDS encoding IS110 family transposase codes for MTAKHYVGLDVSARSVNLCVVDDEGRVAHERKLNVDPDAISAHLLGLDLHLARIGLEAGMLSQHLFAGLAAAGLPVVCVETRHMKAALSAQLNKTDRHDARGIAQMMRVGLFKPVHVKTPTSQRLRTILTARQLLRNKLQDVENEIRGLIRNFGYHLGKVTAREFESRVRELLSESDLHVIADPLLNARRVLREEFGRLDNLLVRLARDDALSRRLMTVPGVGPVVALTFRATVDVPARFTRSRDVGAHFGLTPRKYQSGEVDRTGRISKWGDAMMRSALYEAAQVLLTRVKRWSALKAWAAHVSRRRGHKKAIVALARRIGVVLHRMWVDGTEFDWGTPPAAATA; via the coding sequence ATGACAGCAAAGCACTACGTTGGACTTGATGTATCCGCCCGTTCCGTGAACTTGTGCGTGGTCGACGACGAGGGTCGCGTGGCGCACGAGCGCAAGCTGAACGTCGACCCTGACGCCATCTCAGCGCATCTTCTTGGTCTCGATCTGCATCTCGCCCGCATCGGCCTCGAGGCCGGAATGCTCTCGCAGCATCTGTTTGCGGGATTGGCGGCAGCGGGACTTCCCGTTGTTTGCGTCGAGACCCGTCATATGAAGGCGGCGCTCTCCGCACAGCTCAATAAGACCGATCGTCACGACGCCCGCGGCATCGCCCAAATGATGCGCGTCGGTCTATTCAAGCCGGTGCACGTCAAGACGCCGACCAGCCAGCGGCTACGCACAATCCTGACGGCGCGCCAGTTGCTGAGAAACAAGCTCCAGGATGTCGAGAACGAGATCCGGGGTCTCATCCGCAACTTCGGCTACCATCTCGGCAAGGTCACAGCACGCGAGTTCGAATCGCGAGTCCGCGAATTGCTCAGCGAGAGCGATCTGCATGTCATCGCCGATCCGTTGCTCAATGCACGTCGGGTTCTTCGCGAGGAGTTCGGCCGCTTGGATAATCTGTTGGTCCGGCTTGCACGTGATGATGCACTCTCGCGCCGTCTCATGACCGTTCCCGGCGTCGGCCCGGTGGTCGCACTGACCTTCCGCGCCACTGTCGACGTGCCAGCACGATTCACTCGATCGCGAGACGTGGGCGCGCATTTCGGCCTAACGCCACGAAAGTACCAATCGGGTGAAGTTGACCGCACCGGTCGCATCTCCAAGTGGGGCGATGCCATGATGCGAAGCGCGCTCTACGAGGCAGCACAGGTTCTCCTCACGCGCGTCAAACGCTGGTCTGCGCTCAAGGCGTGGGCCGCTCACGTCTCGCGGCGCCGCGGGCACAAGAAAGCAATCGTCGCCCTCGCGCGCCGCATTGGTGTCGTCCTACATCGCATGTGGGTCGATGGTACGGAGTTCGACTGGGGCACGCCGCCTGCGGCGGCTACGGCCTGA
- a CDS encoding ATPase domain-containing protein has product MEDRPQLDSLAASGIAGFDSVVHGGLAREHMYLVEGTPGSGKTTLALQFLLEGVRSGERCLYITLSETERELRATALSHSLDLNGLTILEVAPLEADPEQQQGIIHAAEVELDHTVGLIIDKVKALRPDRLVIDALTELRLLALDSLSYRRQLLTLKRFFADQQCTVLALDDLTDNAQGLQLHSIVHGVVTLEQRRMQYGVFRRRMCVAKLRGVDYRTGYHDYAICKGGILVYPSLIAAEHRTEFTADVLRSDVGPLDEMLGGGLQRGTSTLLIGPSGVGKSSLALQYTMAAARQEQRVAFFAFDENYRTAEARAAGLGMEIEAARESGTLVWEQINPVTLSPGEFVDKVKRNVEAGAKLVVIDSLNSYMASMPEEQALILHMHELLAYLGNQGVVTILIMAQHGMVGDVAAPIDLSFLADGIVLLRYFEAEGEVRKAISVLKSRSGRHETTIREYRLISGEGVSVGPPIRSFRGVLSGAPRFVGSPEALPDARDDANPGR; this is encoded by the coding sequence GTGGAAGACCGACCGCAACTGGATAGCTTGGCCGCGAGTGGCATCGCCGGTTTCGATTCTGTCGTGCATGGCGGGTTGGCGCGCGAACACATGTACCTGGTCGAGGGCACCCCGGGTTCCGGCAAGACCACGCTCGCGCTGCAGTTCCTCCTAGAAGGCGTCCGGTCGGGCGAGCGATGCCTCTACATCACGCTGTCGGAAACCGAGCGCGAGCTGCGCGCCACCGCACTCAGCCACAGCCTCGACCTGAATGGCTTGACCATCCTGGAGGTCGCGCCGCTGGAAGCCGATCCGGAGCAGCAGCAGGGCATCATCCACGCCGCCGAGGTCGAACTCGACCACACCGTCGGTTTGATCATCGACAAGGTGAAAGCGCTCCGGCCGGACCGCCTGGTCATCGATGCCCTGACCGAATTGCGTCTCCTCGCGCTCGACTCTTTAAGCTACCGCCGCCAGCTGCTGACCTTGAAGCGTTTCTTCGCGGATCAGCAATGCACCGTCCTGGCGCTCGATGATCTCACCGACAACGCGCAAGGTCTTCAGTTGCACAGCATCGTCCATGGCGTCGTCACCCTCGAGCAGCGGCGGATGCAATACGGCGTCTTCCGCCGCCGCATGTGCGTCGCCAAGCTGCGCGGTGTCGATTACCGCACCGGCTATCATGACTATGCAATCTGCAAGGGCGGTATTTTGGTGTACCCGAGCCTGATCGCGGCCGAGCATCGGACCGAGTTCACGGCAGATGTGCTGCGGAGCGATGTCGGGCCGCTCGATGAGATGCTCGGCGGAGGGCTTCAACGTGGGACCAGCACGCTCCTGATCGGTCCGTCGGGCGTCGGCAAGTCGTCGCTCGCGCTGCAATACACGATGGCGGCGGCGCGCCAGGAGCAGCGGGTGGCGTTCTTCGCTTTCGACGAGAACTACCGCACCGCCGAGGCGCGAGCCGCAGGGCTCGGCATGGAGATCGAGGCGGCGAGAGAGAGCGGAACGCTTGTCTGGGAGCAGATCAACCCGGTGACGCTGTCACCGGGCGAGTTCGTCGACAAGGTGAAGCGCAACGTCGAGGCGGGCGCGAAGCTGGTCGTGATCGACAGCCTCAACAGCTATATGGCGTCGATGCCGGAGGAGCAGGCGCTCATCCTGCATATGCACGAGCTGCTGGCGTATCTCGGGAATCAAGGGGTGGTCACTATCCTGATCATGGCCCAGCACGGCATGGTCGGCGACGTGGCGGCGCCGATCGATCTCAGCTTCCTCGCCGACGGCATCGTCCTGCTGCGTTACTTCGAGGCTGAAGGCGAGGTCCGCAAGGCGATATCAGTCTTGAAGAGCCGCAGCGGCCGGCACGAGACGACGATTCGCGAATATCGTCTGATATCTGGCGAGGGCGTCAGCGTCGGTCCGCCGATTCGTTCCTTCCGTGGGGTCCTGTCGGGCGCGCCCAGATTTGTCGGAAGTCCCGAGGCCCTTCCGGACGCCCGCGATGACGCAAATCCCGGGCGCTGA
- a CDS encoding mercury transport protein, whose product MSDRTAIRVGMAGAVLVAICCAAPLIAVGLSFAGLGAWLAGKGLVVLPLMAASFGLIAWIFHRRHAKAARCETTIHKEGVKP is encoded by the coding sequence ATGAGTGACCGCACCGCAATCCGCGTAGGCATGGCCGGTGCCGTCCTGGTCGCGATCTGCTGCGCCGCGCCGCTCATTGCCGTCGGCCTGTCCTTTGCGGGCCTTGGCGCGTGGCTAGCCGGTAAGGGCCTTGTAGTGCTTCCGCTGATGGCTGCGAGCTTCGGCCTCATCGCTTGGATATTCCATCGTCGCCACGCAAAGGCCGCCCGTTGCGAGACGACGATTCACAAGGAAGGCGTGAAGCCGTGA
- a CDS encoding ATP-binding protein, whose amino-acid sequence MTQIPGAEERDERVLILAPSRRDGPTVAAILERAGLATQTVATLADLCRGVDEGAGAVVVVEEEVSPPTAMSMLQACLARQPAWSEPPILVVTASGSRGSAGFGRGSEHFAGFGNLVLLERPLRSATLVSTLHSALRARRRQYQVRDHLRERERVEARLRAQEQELRGLNETLEERVRERTVELEEANRRLAAEMEQRQEAERALRQAQKMEAIGQLTGGVAHDFNNLLMVVSGGLDMLGRAPDPERRERIVSGMRQAVTRGASLTRQMLAFSRRMSLAPEAIDLRARFDDMRILMAGALREDIALEIELAEDLWPVMADQTQLELAILNTVVNARDAMSQGGTVTIFAGNARLDGRGESRLAGEFVRIEVRDTGIGIAPDILDRIFDPFFTTKEVGSGTGLGLSQVYGFAKQSGDM is encoded by the coding sequence ATGACGCAAATCCCGGGCGCTGAAGAACGTGACGAGCGCGTGCTGATCCTGGCGCCGTCGCGTCGGGACGGTCCCACGGTCGCGGCGATCTTGGAGCGAGCAGGACTTGCGACCCAGACCGTCGCCACGCTCGCCGATCTATGCCGGGGAGTGGACGAAGGGGCCGGGGCAGTGGTGGTCGTCGAGGAGGAGGTCTCGCCACCGACCGCGATGTCCATGCTGCAGGCTTGTCTTGCGCGGCAGCCCGCGTGGTCGGAGCCGCCGATCCTGGTGGTGACGGCCAGTGGCTCGCGCGGCAGCGCCGGGTTCGGCCGCGGCAGTGAACACTTCGCAGGCTTCGGCAATCTGGTGCTGCTGGAGCGGCCGCTTCGCTCTGCAACGCTGGTCAGCACCCTGCATTCGGCGCTCCGGGCGCGACGGCGGCAATATCAGGTGCGCGACCATTTGCGCGAGCGGGAGCGTGTCGAGGCGCGGTTGCGGGCGCAGGAGCAGGAATTGCGCGGCCTCAACGAAACGCTCGAAGAGCGCGTTCGCGAACGCACCGTGGAGCTGGAAGAGGCGAACCGCAGGCTGGCGGCGGAAATGGAGCAGCGGCAGGAGGCCGAGCGGGCGCTCCGGCAGGCGCAGAAGATGGAGGCGATCGGCCAGCTCACGGGCGGCGTCGCCCATGACTTCAACAATCTTCTGATGGTGGTCTCTGGCGGGCTGGACATGTTGGGGCGGGCTCCCGACCCGGAGCGCCGCGAGCGGATTGTCTCCGGCATGCGCCAGGCCGTCACGCGCGGCGCGTCGTTGACGCGCCAGATGCTTGCCTTCTCGCGACGCATGTCGTTGGCGCCCGAGGCGATCGACTTGCGTGCTCGCTTCGATGACATGCGCATCCTGATGGCAGGGGCTCTGCGCGAGGATATCGCGCTCGAGATCGAGCTTGCGGAAGACCTCTGGCCGGTGATGGCGGACCAGACGCAGCTCGAGCTTGCCATCCTCAACACGGTCGTCAACGCGCGGGATGCCATGTCGCAGGGCGGGACCGTGACGATCTTCGCTGGCAATGCGCGACTGGACGGCCGTGGCGAAAGTCGTCTGGCCGGCGAATTCGTGCGGATCGAAGTTCGTGACACCGGCATCGGAATAGCACCTGACATCTTGGATCGGATCTTCGATCCCTTCTTCACGACCAAAGAGGTCGGGAGCGGCACCGGGCTCGGCCTCAGCCAGGTCTACGGCTTCGCCAAGCAGTCGGGGGACATGTGA
- a CDS encoding MerR family transcriptional regulator: MRDHAVVKGLQRAELARRTGSNLETVRYYEKVGLLPEPPRTTAGYRSYDTTHERRLRFVLRARELGFSLDEIRELLRLVDERDQPCAEARAVAAAHLDDVRAKIADLKRMERVLKDVVAQCADGTLPECPLIETLFGEAA; encoded by the coding sequence ATGCGCGATCACGCTGTAGTGAAGGGCCTGCAGCGAGCCGAACTCGCCCGGCGGACGGGCAGCAATCTGGAGACGGTCCGCTACTACGAGAAGGTCGGGCTGCTGCCTGAGCCGCCGCGCACGACGGCGGGCTACCGCAGCTATGACACGACGCACGAGCGGCGGCTTCGCTTCGTCCTGCGGGCGCGCGAACTCGGCTTCTCGCTGGATGAAATCCGCGAGCTGCTGCGGCTCGTCGATGAACGCGATCAACCTTGCGCGGAGGCGCGCGCCGTCGCTGCTGCCCATCTCGACGACGTGCGAGCGAAGATCGCCGATCTGAAACGGATGGAGCGGGTATTGAAGGACGTGGTCGCACAATGCGCCGACGGCACGCTGCCAGAATGTCCGCTGATAGAGACGTTATTTGGTGAAGCCGCTTGA
- a CDS encoding mercuric transporter MerT family protein produces the protein MVTPRSGTADMAPVTTVLASSERTEAGRQRLVALGGILGAIAASSCCVIPLILFSLGIGGAWIGNLTALAPYKPLFVAGTAGLLGYGFYLVYWKPRRACAAGAACARPIPSRLVQLALWIATVLVIAAFAFDYVAPLLLLA, from the coding sequence ATGGTTACACCGCGATCCGGAACGGCAGATATGGCACCCGTCACGACAGTTCTTGCATCGTCGGAGCGGACCGAGGCTGGACGGCAGCGTCTGGTTGCTCTGGGCGGCATTCTCGGCGCGATCGCCGCGTCGTCCTGCTGCGTAATTCCGCTCATCCTGTTTAGCCTCGGCATCGGCGGCGCCTGGATCGGCAACCTTACGGCGCTCGCGCCGTACAAGCCGCTCTTCGTCGCTGGAACGGCGGGACTCCTCGGATACGGTTTCTACCTCGTATACTGGAAGCCGCGGCGCGCCTGCGCCGCTGGCGCCGCGTGCGCGCGCCCCATCCCCAGCCGTCTCGTCCAGCTCGCGCTCTGGATCGCGACTGTGCTCGTGATCGCCGCCTTTGCCTTTGACTATGTCGCCCCGCTGCTGCTGCTCGCCTGA
- a CDS encoding Hsp20/alpha crystallin family protein: MNVRDLIPWGRETDQTPTPYRSGTPSPFLSLHRDMNRLFDEAFRDFGAPGLFGRTPAWPSVEVTETEKDVRIAAELPGLEEKDVEVLIEDGVLTLRGEKRSHTEDAARQFSERIYGRFERRIGLGFDVEEEKVAADFKNGVLTITLPKSEKAQSKAKRIAINGGAQAQ, translated from the coding sequence ATGAACGTGCGTGATCTGATCCCCTGGGGTCGGGAAACCGATCAGACCCCGACCCCCTATCGGAGCGGGACTCCGAGCCCGTTCCTGTCGCTCCATCGCGACATGAACCGCCTGTTCGATGAGGCCTTCCGCGACTTCGGCGCGCCCGGTCTTTTCGGCCGCACCCCGGCGTGGCCAAGCGTCGAGGTGACCGAGACCGAGAAGGACGTGCGTATCGCCGCAGAACTCCCCGGCCTGGAGGAGAAGGACGTCGAGGTCCTCATCGAGGACGGCGTCCTGACGCTCCGCGGCGAAAAGCGCTCACACACCGAAGACGCGGCGCGGCAGTTCAGCGAGCGGATCTATGGCCGCTTCGAGCGCCGCATCGGGCTCGGCTTCGACGTCGAGGAGGAAAAGGTCGCTGCCGACTTCAAGAACGGCGTGCTGACCATCACCCTGCCGAAGTCCGAAAAGGCCCAGTCCAAAGCCAAGCGCATCGCCATCAACGGCGGCGCCCAGGCGCAGTAA
- the merBA gene encoding bifunctional organomercurial lyase/mercury(II) reductase MerBA — MNDCCASSSSRNEAVIPTPDTLPSYAVRPGVTFPDWSTVTSPAVRDALLAMVGSGHVLNRWSGYDPATDRVRVALLQLYVEHGRALTVAAIANLAGLGEAAVPPLLDELRRRDLVVLDGERIVGAYPFTDQDRGHEVTLDGRALNAMCAVDALGIGAMTDRDISIASSCRHCGAPIRITTRDRGRVLADVEPQTAVMWQSVRYEDACAANSLCATTTFFCSDEHLSAWRRERSADEPGFRLSIDEGLEAGRALFGPSLAGLGVTQQPPADPESNSPSVANRPFRTNGRNGGAYDLVVIGAGSAGFSASITAADQGAQVALIGSGAIGGTCVNIGCVPSKTLIRAAETLHNARVAARFAGITAAAELIDWRGTVRQKDALVSELRQAKYADLLPAYNGIAYRDGPARLLDGGVEVDGARIAAGKIIIATGARPAVPAIPGLVTVPYLTSTTALELEELPSSLLVIGGGYIGAELAQMFARAGVKVTLVCRSRLLPEAEPEISAALTGYFEDEGITVVSGIAYRAIRKIDGGVSLTVTRDGQDIAIDADQVLITTGRTPNIEGLGLAEHGITVSTKGGIVVDDRMRTTKTGVYAAGDVTGRDQFVYMAAYGAKLAARNAFNGDSLRYDNSAMPAIVFTDPQVASVGLTEATARAAGHTVRVSTIGLDQVPRALAARDTRGLIKLVADAGSGRLLGAHILAPEGADSIQTAAIAIRQGLTVDDLVDTIFPYLTTVEGLKLAALSFGKDVAKLSCCAG, encoded by the coding sequence GTGAACGATTGTTGTGCCTCCTCCTCGTCCCGAAACGAAGCTGTCATCCCTACGCCCGACACTCTGCCCAGCTATGCGGTGCGGCCGGGCGTCACGTTCCCGGATTGGTCGACGGTCACGTCGCCCGCAGTGAGGGACGCTTTGCTGGCCATGGTCGGGTCTGGCCACGTGCTCAATCGCTGGAGCGGCTACGATCCCGCCACGGATCGCGTGCGCGTTGCGCTGCTTCAGCTCTACGTCGAACACGGGCGAGCGCTGACCGTAGCCGCGATTGCGAACCTTGCAGGTCTCGGTGAGGCCGCCGTCCCGCCGTTGCTCGACGAGCTCCGCCGGCGCGACCTGGTCGTTCTCGACGGCGAACGAATCGTCGGCGCCTATCCGTTCACCGACCAAGACAGGGGCCATGAGGTCACGCTGGACGGGCGCGCGCTCAACGCTATGTGCGCGGTCGACGCGCTTGGGATCGGCGCCATGACCGATCGCGACATCTCGATCGCCTCGAGTTGCCGCCATTGCGGCGCGCCAATCCGGATCACCACACGGGACCGAGGGCGGGTGCTGGCCGATGTCGAGCCGCAGACGGCCGTCATGTGGCAAAGCGTTCGCTATGAAGACGCATGCGCCGCGAACTCGCTGTGCGCGACGACCACCTTTTTCTGCTCGGATGAGCATCTCTCCGCCTGGCGCCGCGAGCGTTCCGCCGACGAGCCAGGTTTTCGGCTGTCGATCGATGAAGGCCTGGAGGCCGGCCGCGCTCTGTTCGGGCCGAGCCTCGCCGGGCTCGGTGTGACACAACAACCGCCTGCCGATCCGGAATCGAACAGCCCATCAGTCGCGAACCGCCCCTTCCGCACAAACGGTCGCAATGGAGGCGCTTACGATCTCGTCGTGATCGGCGCCGGCTCTGCCGGCTTCTCGGCCTCGATCACGGCCGCCGATCAGGGCGCGCAAGTGGCGCTCATCGGCAGCGGCGCCATCGGCGGCACCTGCGTCAATATCGGCTGCGTGCCGTCAAAGACCCTGATCCGCGCCGCCGAGACGCTTCACAACGCTCGCGTGGCGGCACGTTTTGCCGGCATCACGGCGGCGGCCGAACTGATCGACTGGCGCGGAACCGTTCGTCAGAAAGACGCCCTCGTTTCCGAACTGCGCCAAGCCAAGTACGCCGATCTGCTCCCCGCGTATAACGGCATCGCCTATCGCGACGGGCCAGCTCGCCTCCTCGACGGCGGTGTCGAAGTTGACGGCGCGCGCATTGCCGCTGGCAAGATCATCATCGCGACCGGCGCGCGGCCGGCAGTGCCTGCCATTCCTGGCCTCGTGACCGTGCCGTATCTCACCAGCACAACGGCGCTCGAGCTCGAGGAGCTGCCGAGCTCGCTTCTCGTGATCGGCGGCGGCTACATCGGCGCGGAGCTCGCGCAGATGTTCGCTCGTGCAGGCGTTAAGGTGACTCTCGTCTGCCGGTCTCGTCTGCTCCCAGAGGCCGAGCCCGAGATCAGCGCGGCGCTCACGGGGTATTTCGAGGACGAAGGCATCACCGTTGTCTCCGGCATCGCTTACCGCGCGATCCGTAAAATTGATGGCGGTGTGTCACTGACGGTCACGCGCGACGGCCAGGATATTGCGATCGACGCCGATCAGGTGCTGATCACCACGGGGCGCACGCCCAACATCGAAGGCCTTGGGCTGGCCGAGCACGGGATCACTGTCTCGACGAAGGGCGGCATCGTAGTCGACGACCGGATGCGCACGACCAAGACTGGCGTCTATGCCGCCGGCGACGTCACCGGCCGCGACCAGTTCGTCTACATGGCTGCCTACGGCGCCAAGCTCGCCGCCAGGAACGCCTTCAATGGCGACAGCCTGCGCTACGACAACAGCGCCATGCCCGCCATCGTGTTCACCGATCCCCAGGTGGCGAGCGTCGGGCTGACCGAGGCCACCGCGCGCGCGGCCGGTCATACCGTTCGTGTCTCGACGATCGGCCTTGACCAGGTGCCACGCGCGCTTGCCGCTCGTGACACCCGCGGGCTGATCAAGCTCGTGGCCGACGCCGGCAGCGGCCGTCTACTCGGCGCCCATATCCTTGCGCCGGAAGGCGCCGACAGCATCCAGACCGCGGCGATCGCAATCCGACAGGGCCTCACGGTCGATGACCTCGTGGATACCATTTTTCCGTATCTCACCACTGTCGAGGGTCTGAAGCTCGCGGCGCTGTCGTTCGGCAAGGATGTCGCCAAGTTATCGTGCTGCGCCGGCTGA
- a CDS encoding response regulator, translating into MRSRLWEGTRIILHLPRASSLPLAAAVEASAPAIQVPGPKGERRILLVEDNDEVAELAGQMLEGLGFTVRRAESAPSALAQLENGHAADLVFSDVVMPGGMSGIELARELARRRPGLPVVLTSGFSDGQRDGDAEGLRLLRKPYRLDELEAALAAAFGAHLPSS; encoded by the coding sequence GTGCGGAGCCGTCTCTGGGAGGGGACGAGGATCATCCTACACCTGCCGCGCGCCAGCAGCCTTCCGCTCGCGGCGGCTGTCGAGGCGAGTGCACCCGCAATACAGGTACCAGGCCCGAAGGGCGAGCGCCGGATTCTCCTAGTTGAAGACAATGACGAGGTCGCGGAGCTGGCCGGCCAGATGCTGGAGGGGCTCGGCTTCACGGTTCGCCGGGCGGAGAGCGCGCCGTCCGCGCTCGCGCAACTGGAGAACGGCCACGCCGCCGATCTGGTGTTCTCCGACGTGGTGATGCCGGGCGGCATGAGCGGCATTGAACTCGCCCGCGAACTCGCGCGCCGCCGTCCGGGCCTGCCCGTCGTGCTCACGAGCGGGTTTAGCGACGGCCAGCGGGATGGCGACGCAGAGGGCCTGAGATTGTTGCGGAAGCCCTATCGGCTCGACGAGCTGGAGGCGGCACTCGCGGCTGCCTTTGGAGCGCATCTCCCTTCCAGCTGA
- a CDS encoding DUF736 domain-containing protein, with product MATIGTFKKTGSNEYTGEIVTLSVQTKNVRIVPEARASGENAPSHRVFVGRAEIGAAWSKRSNEGRDYLGLKLDDPSFTAPIYANLFDDEEGEGFSLIWSRPSRRNGD from the coding sequence ATGGCGACCATCGGCACCTTCAAGAAGACCGGCTCGAACGAGTACACCGGCGAAATCGTCACCCTCAGCGTCCAGACCAAGAACGTCCGCATCGTCCCCGAAGCCCGCGCCAGCGGCGAGAACGCCCCCAGCCACCGGGTCTTCGTCGGCCGCGCCGAGATCGGCGCCGCCTGGTCGAAGCGCTCCAACGAGGGCCGCGACTATCTCGGTCTCAAGCTGGACGATCCGAGCTTCACCGCTCCGATCTACGCCAACCTCTTCGACGACGAGGAAGGCGAAGGCTTCAGCCTCATCTGGTCCCGCCCCAGCCGCCGCAACGGCGACTGA
- the merP gene encoding mercury resistance system periplasmic binding protein MerP, whose amino-acid sequence MKKSLSVLALIASVMTASTAFAAERTVTFAVDNMTCASCPYIVKTSMTAVPGVANVTVSFEAKTATVTFDDAKTNADIIAVASMNAGYPAHLRQRGS is encoded by the coding sequence ATGAAGAAGAGCTTGAGCGTCCTTGCCCTAATCGCCTCGGTGATGACGGCATCGACCGCGTTCGCCGCCGAACGCACCGTTACGTTTGCCGTCGACAACATGACCTGCGCCTCGTGCCCTTACATCGTGAAGACCTCGATGACGGCAGTCCCGGGCGTCGCGAATGTGACCGTCTCCTTCGAGGCAAAGACAGCGACCGTGACCTTCGACGACGCAAAGACGAACGCCGACATCATCGCCGTCGCCAGCATGAACGCGGGCTATCCAGCCCATCTGAGGCAGCGGGGCAGCTAA
- a CDS encoding ETC complex I subunit, which yields MSYVWKEIEPAQPLSETSRTDLGRRAPRAHNPDSVFPPDAVARIFRPSRSVMTSGKARTKHWILRFERQTPPFIEPLMGWTGGDDPLTQVELRFPTLESAVAYARRQGLTYVVN from the coding sequence ATGAGCTATGTCTGGAAAGAAATAGAACCCGCGCAGCCCCTGTCCGAGACAAGTCGCACCGACCTCGGCCGCCGCGCGCCGCGTGCGCACAACCCGGACTCGGTGTTTCCTCCCGATGCCGTCGCTCGGATCTTTCGCCCCTCGCGCTCGGTCATGACCTCGGGCAAGGCGCGCACGAAGCATTGGATTCTCCGCTTCGAACGGCAAACCCCACCCTTCATCGAGCCTTTGATGGGTTGGACGGGTGGTGACGATCCGCTGACGCAGGTCGAACTCCGGTTTCCGACCCTCGAATCCGCGGTCGCCTACGCCCGACGCCAGGGTCTAACCTATGTCGTGAACTAA